One segment of Balaenoptera ricei isolate mBalRic1 chromosome 8, mBalRic1.hap2, whole genome shotgun sequence DNA contains the following:
- the TSPAN18 gene encoding tetraspanin-18, which produces MEGDCLSCMKYLMFVFNFFIFLGGACLLGIGIWVMVDPTGFREIVAANPLLITGAYILLAMGGLLFLLGFLGCCGAVRENKCLLLLFFLFILTIFLAELSAAILAFIFRENLTREFFTKELTKHYQGNNDTDVFSATWNSVMITFGCCGVNGPEDFKFASVFRLLALESGEVPEACCRREPQSRDGVLLSREECLLGRDLFLNKQGCYTVILNAFETYVYLAGALAIGVLAIELFAMIFAMCLFRGIQ; this is translated from the exons ATGGAAGGTGACTGTCTGAGCTGCATGAAGTATCTGATGTTTGTATTCAATTTCTTCATATTT CTGGGTGGGGCCTGCCTGCTGGGCATCGGCATCTGGGTCATGGTGGACCCCACCGGCTTCCGGGAGATCGTGGCCGCCAACCCCCTGCTCATCACGGGCGCCTACATCCTCTTGGCCATGGGGGGCCTGCTTTTTCTGCTCGGCTTCCTGGGCTGCTGCGGGGCCGTCCGGGAGAACAAGTGTCTGCTGCTGTTG TTCTTCCTGTTCATCCTGACCATCTTCTTGGCGGAGCTCTCGGCGGCCATCTTGGCCTTCATCTTCAGGGAAAAC CTCACCCGCGAATTCTTCACCAAGGAGCTCACCAAGCACTACCAGGGCAACAACGACACGGACGTCTTCTCTGCCACCTGGAACTCCGTCATGATCACG TTTGGTTGCTGCGGGGTCAACGGGCCTGAAGACTTTAAGTTTGCATCAGTTTTCCGACTCCTGGCTTTGGAGAGTGGCGAGGTGCCGGAGGCCTGCTGCCGGAGAGAACCCCAGAGTCGGGACGGGGTCCTGCTGAGCAGGGAGGAATGCCTCCTGGGAAGGGACCTGTTCCTGAACAAGCAG GGCTGTTACACGGTGATCCTCAACGCCTTCGAAACTTACGTCTACCTGGCCGGAGCCCTCGCCATAGGGGTGCTGGCCATCGAG CTTTTTGCCATGATCTTTGCCATGTGCCTCTTCCGGGGCATCCAGTAG